In Melospiza melodia melodia isolate bMelMel2 unplaced genomic scaffold, bMelMel2.pri scaffold_47, whole genome shotgun sequence, one genomic interval encodes:
- the LOC134434760 gene encoding olfactory receptor 14A16-like, translated as LQLLHFCLLLGISLAALLGNGLIISAVACDHHLHTPMFFFLLNLALSDLGSICTTVPKAMHNSLWDTRDISYTGCAAQVFFFLFFVSVEFFLLTIMCYDRYVSICKPLHYGTLLGSRACAHMAAVAWAIGFLIALLHTANTFSLPLCHGNTLGQFFCEIPQILKLSCSKSYLRELGLLAASACLELTCFVFIVFSYVQIFRAVLRIPSEQGRHKAFSTCLPHLAVVSLFVSTGFSAHLKPPSISSLSLDLVVSVLYSVVPPALNPLIYSLRNQELKAALWKMMNG; from the coding sequence ctgcagctcctgcacttctgcctcttgctgggcatctccctggctgccctcctgggcaacggcctcatcatcagcgccgtagcctgcgaccaccacctgcacacgcccatgttcttcttcctgctcaacctggccctcagtgacctgggctctatctgcaccactgtccccaaagccatgcacaattccctttgggacaccagggacatctcctacacaggatgtgctgcacaggttttcttctttctcttctttgtgtCAGTAGAGTTTTttcttctgaccatcatgtgctatgaccgctacgtgtccatctgcaaacccctgcactacgggaccctcctgggcagcagagcttgtgcccacatggcagcagttgCCTGGGCCATTGGCTTTCTcattgctctgctgcacacagccaatacattttccctgcccctgtgccatggcaataccctgggccagttcttctgtgaaatcccacagatcctcaaactctcctgctccaaatcctacctcagggaacttgggcttcttgctgctAGTGCCTGTTTAGAACTCacatgttttgtgttcattgttttctcctatgtgcagatcttcagggccgtgctgaggatcccctctgagcagggacggcacaaagccttttccacctgcctccctcacctggcggtggtctccctgtttgtcagcactggcttttctgcccacctgaagcccccctccatctcctctttATCCCTGGATCTGgtggtgtcagttctgtactcagtggtgcctccagccctgaaccctctcatctacagcctgaggaaccaggagctcaaggctgccctGTGGAAAATGATGAATGGATGA